Within the Mastacembelus armatus chromosome 23, fMasArm1.2, whole genome shotgun sequence genome, the region GGTGGAACTCCATCACGCTGATGTAACGAACGGGAATCACAGCTGCCTTTGTGTTAGATGAAGTCATTTGCGAGGGTTTGTTGGATTTAGATTGCAAAGATGCAATCAGTTTGAGACGTAGCAGGAGATAAATATCTACTGACCTCACACAGTAATTATCAGAAAGGCGACAGACCGTTCTCGCTCGTATTCACACTGGTGCTAATTCatccaaaatgaaatgaaaagtacctttttttttatttgtgatttttgaCTAGAAACAACAATATCAACACCAAAGACATGAACATGGAAAACAGCACTAAATATACCAGCTTGTCAGAGTGAAGATCAGCAGCAGCGACACTGTTTCTGGTAAACATTTCTTCAGCAATAATTGTTTAAACAAACCTAGTTCCCTGTAACTGTTTACAACCACAGAGCCAGGAAGTCTCGGTATAATTCTTCTTATTAATTAttactgtgtttctgcatgAGTCTTGCTTTTGATCCGCTGTCGTGTGAGTGTAAATATAAAGATTTCCAGCTTTCAAGCCAGTGCAGAATCTGTCAAGCTAATGACAGAGCCCATGAACAACTCTCACTTCTTGACTTGGTCAGTGCTGGATTAACACACCACATTAATTGCCTGGTATTATTTTTTCAGTCACACTAATGTAAAAGTGGATAATGCAGTAATTACAGTATAGCTCTGTTCAGAAATTTGGCCTTTTCACTGTCTTACTGGGACATGTGAGGAGCCAGTTACAGGAAAACACCAAAATTATTCTTATGTacacaaagtgtttttttagcAAAGTACATCCACATTAACAAATCAATTATGCAAATATCAGCGAGCAGGTGTCAGTAAATACaagtaataaaaatatctttctGTTCTTGGGTTAAATAGAGAAACATATGGCTGTTGAGTAACTagtaaagaaatgaaaaatatataattagtaATTGGTTTTAAGTAACAGCTGTGCCAGTCTCAGTTTAAAATTCATTCAACTTTTGTTTCTGCTTCtacacagtaaaatattatatCCTTATATCAGTACAGACAGCCTCATAACATTTTAGCAGGCATGGCGATCCATCAACAGGATCTCAGTGTATCCCGCTTTTGCTGACAGGCTCAACATGTCCAGCGAGAGCTGCGTTTTATCTAGTGATGATTTATTCCTCTCAGCTTACCTTGCAGCTTGGTCTTGGGGTTTTTCCCACAGGGTTTGGTGGCTGTGACAGTGGAGGCGCAGGAGGCGTCCATGAGTGCTCGCTTCAGTACGCCCATCCTGGTTTTCTTGCCTGTCGCCAGGTCACACTCTCCCCAGTCCTGGAATTCGTACTTACATTCCCCTAAAgcccacaacaacaaaaaaaaaaaaaaaatcggatGCTTAATTATATGCTTTTGTTTAGTGAAGCAGTTGAGATGACATAGTATAAGAGTGTTCAGGCAGAAAACCTGGGGAAAATGACACAGTGCAGCTTCTAtagttgcttttttttaaaagaaaaacatcaattgAAATCAGTCAGTGGAACAAACCCCTTGAGCCTGATGAGTTGAGTCATACACTTTGAATGGCTGTTTGATGAGCAGTTATAATTTACTTGGCTATTATCCCTATACTATCAATAGAAAGTGTCAAACAGAGTGAGTTCTGCTAAAACCTCATCATGGGATGCTCTTTTAAAGATGGTTAAAGCTTACTGCTAATGGGAACAGATGGCacagttttgattttatttcctATATGATAGAACCCACTAAGAGATGGATAGAATTGAAAACAGCCAGGCTGCTCATGCAGGACCATATACCGTCTTGCTGAGAAGTAGCTAAAGCACTTTCTGCAgattttgaattaaatttaacattaatattaaacTGTACCTTCTTAAAATAAAACCCAGAGGATGCAAGACTGGTCTAAAAATTGGCagcagaaatgtgtttgtttagaGAGTGCatgtgtacaagtgtgtgtttgcgttCTGTAAGACCACATCTCTCACATATCTTCCTCTATTATTTTGTTGCCGCTATAGCCACATTCATTCGTCAGCTCCCTCTGACATGAAAGTGTCAGACCCCTTGTCACTGCCTCTGAGATCCCATGGTGCTCATCAGAGGCAGGGAGAGGTGGGAGATGGGTGAGGTGAGGAGAgccagggagggagggaaagtgaagagggggagtgacaggGCCATTGTTGTAAGAATCCAACAGGGACTTCCTGAGCATCACACTTGAAAACTTCTCAATGCTACCGGGGAATTTGGCAGGCAGCCCGTGTCCCGGCCAGGTGTCACAGAAAGTAGGCACAAAATATGGCTGTACAAGTGTGAACACACCCACTCATCAGCATCAGTACATTCATCCACAGCCTTATATACTGCTGGtctgaacagaaaacacctCATCATTCTTGCTCTGTCTCCAAACAACTTTACCTCCGGTCTGTTGAGGATTATAAAGCCTTCATTAGCAAGTGGTTAAAGCTATAAATATCTAATATTAGCTATTAGATGGTGGTCATGGCCAAATATTTTTagatggaggaaaaacacatatttgGTGTAAACCAGCGAGGCTGCAAACAGAATGTACTGTACTTGTCATTAGTGTTATTAGTTTGAAacctgttatttttctgtccGCTGTAGAAAGACCTGCTGTGATTAGCTGTCATTAAATTAGTATCTGCTGAGTTTGATCTCTTTTTGGATTTTGCCTCTACATATATTTAGAGTCTACCAGCCATTCGACTACactgtgtattattatttatgtgtgttatTGGGCATAACCTTCTGTTTTAAGCTCAACATTTGTAATCCATGTCTAACTCTGCCTTttgtgagattaaaaaaatcatttaggCCGTATGCTGCATGTCTCAGATGTGCAATGTGCTTGTAATGACACCTAAAGTCATAATGTTGGTCCTTAGTATAATAGGCAAATTACCAGTACTTTGTGTACTAGTCAAGTAGTAAAATATCAATTACTGAGTAGCACCATGTCTGAATGCAGGTGTAGCTGCCATTATTAAGTTTTAGGGTGTGTTCACCTCATTTTGTGGCAAacagtatttattattttataacaaAAACCATCTTGGTTTACAAGCATCTTCACTTTCTACAACACAATAAAGGCTGTTcgcttcttttcttttcttttgtcaaaTAACTTTCCACAATTTAAAGGCCAGCAGCATGTAACTTACTGCAACTTCTCCAGAACTTTTGCTGCTATAATCTATTTCGCCAGTTAGGGGGCCATTATTTCCTGCAGTGTGTTCATCACTCGTGACAGGTTCATTGCTGAGCAGCAGGCTTCTGCCTGACAGGACTTACTGGGGGGACAAAAGCCCCTCAGGCTTGTCACTGGAAGACATTTTAGCCGTGAAGACAGCACATTCTCAAGCCCAAAAATAAATGACCTAGCAGAACAattgttcctgtgttttctaTGATGATGTGTTACATCCTCAGATGTTCTGTTGTACCTCTAATTAGCTAGCCTTCTCATTCCTATTGTGAAAATGGGACCATTGTTTGGGTGAATGCCAGACTTCTACAGATCATGGGGAGCTGTGGGTGGGAGGCAGGCAGAGGAAAGTTTCCAGGCTCTTTTGAGGTGGTTCCATATGATATTCTGTTCATTTGTTATGCACTAAGAAATAGCTGATAAATTTCTAAGCACCTAGTTTCTGTGAACAGTCCTCCCTTACCTCCAAACTTCTTCTTCCAGTTGCAGGGGATCTTGCAGCGCTGGGTCTTGATGGTCTGCTTGCAGTCGGTGCCGGTGCGCGTTCCCTCCCTGGTGCCGAGGCCACAGTCGCCTTCGTTGGCTACGCACACACTCCACTGCCACTCCCCACAGTCCGACTTACGCTCCTTCTTTCCTGTAGGACGAACACACTCTTTTAGCCCCAGTACTagaagtccaagtcaaatctcAAGCCAGCTGAAAACAGTCCTGATTAAGGGACACATCTCAGGTTCTTGAGGCCACAATCAAGTTGTATGTCTACAGCCAAGCTAAAAGTCAATTTGCTGGTGTTTTACAATATTGCTGTTTGACATCATGTACTTTGAAAAGATTTCAGCAGGTCTACACGTGAAATTTGAAGGTTTTTGTTGacgttttcattttaatgtctcacatctgcagctctgattattaaaaatgagctagactattagtttttattaaaacaagaaGTGGAAACTGCAACTTGCAGCGTCTATAAAGGTATTCAGCCTTTCTGCAATCTTTCCCTGATATTTCAAGGC harbors:
- the ptn gene encoding pleiotrophin produces the protein MNGQKQWTRVAVMALLVLAVMAAEGGKAEKQGKKERKSDCGEWQWSVCVANEGDCGLGTREGTRTGTDCKQTIKTQRCKIPCNWKKKFGGECKYEFQDWGECDLATGKKTRMGVLKRALMDASCASTVTATKPCGKNPKTKLQDAKKQKKEGKKRERTQMD